One Amycolatopsis thermophila DNA segment encodes these proteins:
- the argH gene encoding argininosuccinate lyase, with amino-acid sequence MADNGQPGIALWGGRFSSGPAEAMAALSASTHFDWRLAPYDIAGSKAHARVLNKAGLLTEDELTGMLTALDTLAADVESGAFTPTVADEDVHTALERGLIERAGPELGGKLRAGRSRNDQVATLFRMWLRDAGRRVAAGTLDVVDALVAQARRHPDAVLPGRTHLQHAQPVLLAHHLLAHAQSLLRDVSRLRDWDARTAESPYGSGALAGSSLGLDPEAVAAELGFTTSVENSIDGTASRDFAAEFAFVLAMLGVNLSRIAEEVIIWNTAEFGYVTLDDAWATGSSIMPQKKNPDVAELTRGKSGRLIGNLTGLLATLKGMPLAYNRDLQEDKEPVFDSVEQLELLFPALAGMIGTLTFHTDRLAELAPAGFTLATDIAEWLVRQGVPFRLAHEAAGECVRVAEARGAGLDELTDEELEKISPALTPRVREVLTVEGSVNSRDARGGTAPARVAEQLERLVARVAEHRQWIA; translated from the coding sequence ATGGCAGACAACGGCCAACCCGGGATCGCGCTGTGGGGCGGCCGCTTCAGCAGCGGCCCGGCCGAGGCGATGGCGGCGTTGAGCGCGTCGACGCACTTCGACTGGCGGCTGGCGCCCTACGACATCGCCGGGTCCAAGGCCCACGCGCGGGTGCTGAACAAGGCCGGTCTCCTCACCGAGGACGAGCTCACGGGCATGCTCACCGCCCTCGACACGCTGGCCGCCGACGTCGAGTCCGGCGCGTTCACCCCGACCGTCGCGGACGAGGACGTGCACACGGCGCTGGAGCGCGGGCTCATCGAGCGGGCCGGGCCGGAGCTGGGCGGCAAGCTGCGCGCCGGGCGGTCCCGCAACGACCAGGTCGCGACCCTGTTCCGGATGTGGCTGCGCGACGCCGGCCGCCGGGTGGCCGCGGGCACCCTGGACGTCGTCGACGCACTGGTCGCGCAGGCCCGGCGGCACCCGGACGCGGTCCTGCCCGGCCGCACGCACCTGCAGCACGCCCAGCCGGTCCTGCTGGCGCACCACCTGCTGGCACACGCGCAGTCGCTGCTGCGGGACGTCAGCCGGCTGCGCGACTGGGACGCCCGCACCGCCGAGTCGCCCTACGGGTCCGGCGCGCTGGCCGGGTCGTCGCTGGGGCTGGACCCGGAGGCCGTGGCCGCGGAGCTCGGTTTCACCACGAGCGTGGAGAACTCGATCGACGGCACCGCCTCCCGCGACTTCGCCGCCGAGTTCGCGTTCGTCCTGGCGATGCTGGGCGTGAACCTGTCGCGCATCGCCGAGGAGGTCATCATCTGGAACACGGCCGAATTCGGCTACGTGACCCTCGACGACGCGTGGGCGACCGGCAGCTCGATCATGCCGCAGAAGAAGAACCCGGACGTCGCCGAGCTGACGCGCGGCAAGTCCGGCCGCCTGATCGGCAACCTGACCGGTCTGCTGGCCACGCTCAAGGGCATGCCGCTGGCCTACAACCGGGACCTGCAGGAGGACAAGGAACCGGTCTTCGACTCGGTCGAGCAGCTGGAGCTGCTGTTCCCGGCACTGGCCGGGATGATCGGCACGCTGACCTTCCACACCGATCGCCTCGCCGAGCTGGCCCCGGCCGGGTTCACGCTCGCGACCGACATCGCCGAGTGGCTGGTGCGGCAGGGTGTGCCGTTCCGCCTCGCGCACGAGGCGGCGGGGGAGTGCGTCCGGGTCGCGGAGGCGCGAGGCGCCGGCCTCGACGAGCTCACCGACGAGGAGCTGGAGAAGATCAGCCCGGCGCTGACCCCGCGGGTGCGGGAAGTGCTCACGGTCGAGGGCTCGGTGAACTCGCGCGACGCGCGCGGCGGCACCGCCCCGGCGCGCGTGGCCGAGCAGCTCGAGCGTCTCGTGGCGCGCGTCGCCGAGCACCGGCAGTGGATCGCGTGA
- a CDS encoding arginine repressor: MNRAARQARIVELVSSMAIRSQTELAKLLAAEGVEVTQATLSRDLDELGAVKLRGADSGAPVYVIPEDGSPVRGVQGGTSRLSRLLAELMVSVDASGNLTVLRTPPGAAQFLASAIDRAALEEVVGSIAGDDTVAVIAREPLSGKDLADRFAALARRSSTLDLDHE; encoded by the coding sequence ATGAACCGCGCCGCCCGGCAGGCCCGCATCGTCGAGCTGGTGTCGTCGATGGCGATCCGCAGCCAGACCGAGCTCGCGAAGCTGCTGGCCGCGGAGGGGGTCGAGGTCACGCAGGCCACCCTGTCCCGTGACCTCGACGAGCTGGGCGCGGTCAAGCTGCGGGGCGCGGACTCCGGTGCTCCGGTGTACGTGATCCCCGAGGACGGCAGCCCGGTGCGCGGGGTGCAGGGCGGAACGTCCCGGTTGTCGCGGCTGCTGGCCGAACTGATGGTGTCGGTCGACGCCTCGGGCAACCTGACGGTGCTGCGCACCCCGCCGGGCGCGGCGCAGTTCCTGGCCAGCGCCATCGACCGGGCCGCACTCGAGGAGGTCGTCGGCTCGATCGCGGGCGACGACACGGTGGCGGTCATCGCCCGCGAACCGCTGAGCGGCAAGGACCTGGCCGACCGGTTCGCCGCACTGGCCCGGCGCTCCTCTACTTTGGACCTGGACCACGAGTAA
- a CDS encoding DNA-3-methyladenine glycosylase encodes MTGRLFKREELAIDPVDLAHVLLGSVLESTGPGGTVRARLVEVEAYRGEDDPASHCYRGRTARNTVMWGPAGHLYVYFVYGMHFCANVVGREDGEAGAVLLRAAEVIEGTELARSRRKAARKDAELGRGPARLTSALGIGPQHNGADLVDPDSPVRLLTGEEIPAGRVSSGPRVGVAAGMDTPWRFWISGSPAVSAYRRGGRVRPPT; translated from the coding sequence ATGACCGGCCGCCTGTTCAAGCGCGAGGAGCTGGCCATCGACCCGGTCGACCTGGCCCACGTGCTGCTGGGCTCGGTGCTGGAAAGCACCGGACCGGGCGGGACGGTGCGCGCGCGGCTGGTCGAGGTCGAGGCCTACCGCGGGGAGGACGACCCCGCGTCGCACTGCTACCGCGGCCGGACGGCGCGCAACACGGTGATGTGGGGTCCGGCCGGTCACCTCTACGTGTACTTCGTGTACGGCATGCATTTCTGCGCGAACGTGGTCGGCCGGGAAGACGGCGAAGCAGGCGCGGTCCTGCTGCGCGCCGCCGAGGTCATCGAGGGCACGGAGCTGGCCCGCTCACGCCGGAAGGCCGCCCGCAAGGACGCCGAACTGGGCCGCGGTCCGGCGCGGCTGACCTCCGCCTTGGGCATCGGCCCGCAGCACAACGGTGCCGACCTCGTCGACCCGGACTCGCCGGTGCGCCTGCTGACGGGGGAGGAGATCCCCGCCGGCCGCGTTTCCTCCGGCCCGCGCGTCGGTGTCGCGGCCGGGATGGACACCCCGTGGCGGTTCTGGATCTCCGGCTCGCCCGCGGTGTCGGCCTACCGGCGGGGCGGGCG
- a CDS encoding VOC family protein, whose amino-acid sequence MTLDHLVYATPDLPGTVADLRGRGVELVPGGPHPGRGTRNHLAGLGDGAYLEVIGPDPDQAAPEGPRWFGIDELTGPRLVTWALRVPDLAAARETSAAAGYPFGEPVPMSRRRPDGVLLSWSLAAPREEGGVVPFLIDWQDSPHPADALPEGTTLESLTGVHPEPGLVAGPLAAIGAVLTVVTGPEPRLEAVLRAPGGEVVLR is encoded by the coding sequence GTGACACTCGACCACCTGGTCTACGCGACGCCGGACCTGCCGGGGACGGTGGCGGACCTGCGCGGGCGCGGGGTCGAGCTCGTACCCGGCGGTCCGCACCCCGGCCGCGGGACCCGCAACCACCTCGCGGGTCTCGGCGACGGCGCGTACCTGGAGGTCATCGGGCCCGATCCGGACCAGGCGGCGCCGGAGGGGCCGCGCTGGTTCGGCATCGACGAGCTGACCGGCCCGCGCCTGGTCACTTGGGCGCTGCGCGTGCCGGACCTGGCCGCGGCGCGGGAGACGTCGGCCGCGGCCGGGTATCCCTTCGGCGAGCCTGTGCCGATGTCGCGGCGGCGGCCGGACGGCGTGCTGCTCAGCTGGTCGCTGGCCGCCCCGCGCGAGGAGGGCGGAGTGGTGCCGTTCCTCATCGACTGGCAGGACTCGCCGCACCCGGCGGACGCCCTGCCCGAGGGCACCACGCTCGAGTCGCTGACCGGCGTCCATCCCGAGCCGGGGCTGGTCGCGGGTCCGCTCGCCGCGATCGGCGCCGTCCTCACGGTCGTCACCGGCCCGGAACCCCGCCTGGAGGCGGTGCTCCGCGCCCCCGGCGGCGAGGTCGTGCTGCGATGA